From Juglans regia cultivar Chandler chromosome 6, Walnut 2.0, whole genome shotgun sequence, the proteins below share one genomic window:
- the LOC109005620 gene encoding protein ASPARTIC PROTEASE IN GUARD CELL 1-like: MAPNSYLRFFFSTILVSFSVISLFPLAFSRDLPEITHTFLDVSASLEQARAVLNFDPETVKPLVQQKEPLLQAQVGNSSSFSVQVHPRESLYKSSYEDYKSLVLARLERDSARVEALTTKLQLALEGGKKSDLKPVEKELLPEDLSTPILSGKSLLGIGEYVSRIGVGTPAKPFYMVLDTGSDINWLQCKPCANCYKQSDPIFDPTSSSSYKPLSCASPQCQALRVQGCSAGKCLYGVSYGDGSKTTGNMVTETVSFGSSGAVNNIALGCGHDNKGLFVGVAGILGLGGGSLSFPYQIKASSFSYCLVDRDSSKSSTLEFNSAPPADSVTTTILKNKKLDTFYYIGLDGLSVGGMPLSIPASVFQMDAAGNGGIIVDSGTTITRLPTQAYNALRDAFVKLTRNLKSTSGVSLFDTCYDLSSQTSVQVPTVSFRFSGGKLLSLPAKNYLIPMDSSGTYCLAFAPTSSSPSIIGNVQQQGIRVSYDLANSRLAFSPNKC; the protein is encoded by the coding sequence CATTCCTTGACGTCTCGGCCTCGCTCGAACAAGCCCGTGCAGTCCTCAACTTCGACCCTGAAACCGTTAAGCCCTTGGTTCAACAAAAAGAGCCCCTGCTACAAGCTCAGGTCGGTAATTCCTCTTCTTTCTCGGTTCAGGTTCACCCACGAGAGTCACTTTATAAGTCCTCGTATGAAGACTACAAGAGCCTTGTTCTTGCTCGACTCGAGCGCGACTCGGCCCGGGTCGAAGCTCTCACCACCAAGCTCCAGCTCGCCCTTGAGGGTGGGAAGAAGTCGGATCTTAAACCTGTGGAGAAGGAGCTTCTCCCCGAGGATCTGTCCACTCCGATCTTGTCCGGAAAGAGCCTCCTGGGCATCGGTGAGTACGTCTCGCGCATTGGTGTGGGAACCCCCGCCAAGCCTTTCTACATGGTGCTCGACACTGGCAGCGACATCAACTGGCTCCAATGTAAGCCCTGTGCGAACTGCTACAAGCAATCCGATCCTATATTCGACCCAACTTCATCCTCTTCCTACAAGCCCCTTTCCTGCGCTTCCCCGCAATGCCAGGCCCTCCGGGTTCAAGGTTGTAGTGCAGGAAAGTGTCTCTATGGGGTCTCCTATGGCGACGGGTCGAAGACCACTGGCAACATGGTGACGGAGACAGTGTCGTTCGGGAGCTCTGGCGCAGTGAACAATATCGCTTTGGGCTGCGGCCACGACAACAAGGGTCTGTTCGTTGGGGTAGCCGGAATACTCGGACTCGGTGGGGGTTCGCTCTCGTTTCCCTACCAGATCAAAGCGTCGTCGTTCTCATACTGCCTCGTGGACCGTGACTCGAGCAAGTCCTCGACTCTCGAGTTCAACTCGGCTCCACCCGCTGACTCGGTCACTACCactatacttaaaaataaaaagctcgACACGTTCTACTACATTGGACTCGACGGACTGAGTGTCGGAGGTATGCCCCTCTCGATCCCGGCCTCGGTATTTCAAATGGACGCGGCAGGAAACGGCGGAATCATCGTGGACTCGGGTACGACTATAACCCGATTGCCGACCCAGGCCTACAACGCGCTCCGCGACGCGTTCGTGAAGTTAACTCGGAACCTGAAATCGACAAGCGGCGTATCTTTGTTCGACACGTGCTACGATCTGTCATCCCAGACCTCCGTGCAAGTTCCAACGGTGTCGTTCCGGTTCTCCGGCGGGAAGTTGCTGTCGCTACCGGCGAAGAACTATCTTATTCCCATGGACTCGTCAGGAACCTACTGTCTGGCCTTTGCGCCTACATCATCATCTCCGTCGATTATTGGGAACGTACAGCAACAGGGGATACGCGTCAGCTACGATTTGGCAAACTCGCGGCTGGCGTTCTCACCCAATAAATGTTAG
- the LOC109010743 gene encoding peptidyl-tRNA hydrolase, mitochondrial-like: MSVGASISSIGTARVANCHRWRTLIPLPSLPSSNWRLMSPLASAPSAFMSMSSASTTEPVVVEAPKPKHPWLIVGLGNPGKKYQATRHNVGFEMVDAIAEAEGISTSSVSFKALLGKGFIGDVPVMFAKPQTFMNASGQSVGAIVSYYKIPLKQVLVIFDDLDLPFAKLRLLPKGGHGGHNGMRSIIDHFKGNRDFPRLRIGIGRPPGKMDPVNFVLRPFNKQEREELNFTFQHGIEAVRILLLEGFNNSATFANSAKTLEQLG; this comes from the exons ATGAGTGTTGGTGCTTCTATCTCATCAATCGGAACCGCGCGTGTTGCTAATTGCCACCGTTGGAGGACCCTAATTCCGCTTCCTTCTTTGCCTTCCTCCAATTGGAGATTGATGTCGCCTCTGGCTTCAGCTCCATCAGCGTTCATGTCCATGAGCTCAGCTTCGACGACGGAACCGGTGGTCGTGGAGGCCCCGAAGCCCAAGCACCCCTGGCTCATTGTCGGCCTCGGTAACCCCGGCAAGAAGTACCAAGCCACCCGCCACAAT GTGGGCTTTGAGATGGTGGATGCTATAGCCGAAGCTGAAGGGATTTCTACTAGCAGCGTTTCCTTCAAAGCTCTGTTAGGAAAAG GTTTTATTGGAGACGTTCCAGTTATGTTTGCTAAACCCCAAACTTTCATGAATGCAAGTGGTCAGTCT GTTGGGGCTATCGTATCGTATTACAAGATTCCGCTAAAGCAAGTACTCGTG ATTTTTGATGACTTAGATTTGCCATTTGCAAAGTTGCGGCTTTTGCCTAAAGGTGGCCATGGAGGACACAATGG AATGAGGAGCATCATCGATCACTTCAAAGGGAACCGTGATTTTCCTCGTTTAAGAATTG GCATTGGAAGGCCTCCTGGGAAAATGGATCCAGTCAACTTTGTTCTTCGCCCATTCAATAAACAAGAACGTGAAGAG TTGAACTTCACATTTCAACATGGCATTGAAGCAGTACGGATTCTTTTGCTGGAGGGGTTTAATAACAGTGCCACATTTGCTAACAGTGCCAAAACCCTGGAACAACTTGGTTAA
- the LOC109010742 gene encoding protein CASP isoform X1, with amino-acid sequence MEAPQGGGSEREKSNSSSSPTSVVSNFWKDFDLEKEKGVLDEQGLRIAENQENSQKNRRKLAESTRDFKKASSEEKLSLFNSLLKGYQEEVDNLTKRAKFGENAFLNIYQKLYEAPDPYPALASIAEQDLKLSDLESENRKMKLELEEFRTEATHLKNQQATIRRLEERTRQLEQQMEEKVKEVVEMKQRSLAEENQKTLEVLKEREQLLQDQLRQAQESVSNMQKIHELAQSQLFELRAQSDEDRAAKQSEVNLLMDEVERAQTRLLSLEREKGLLRSQLQTANEDTRNKTSDTLDSNSILENSLSSKEKIISELNLELHNVETTLSNEREEHVNEIKRLNALLNEKEVAFEEMKKELHARPTEKLVDDLRKKVKILQAVGYNSIEAEDWEVATSGEEMSKMESLLLDKNRKMEHELTQLKVKINEKTSLLDTAEGKIAELTAKVNEQQKLIQKLEDDILKGYSSKDRKANLFNDWDLSEAGGSEISENMDQKQVFADQDQSSMLKVICNQRDRFRARLRETEEEIRQLKEKIGLLSVELEKTKADNVKLYGKIRYVQDYNHEKVVSRGSKKQAEDLESGFTSDVESKYKKIYEDDINPFAAFSKKERDQRYKELGFRDRITLSSGRFLLGNKYARTFAFFYTIGLHILVFTCLYRMSALSYLSNGPEEYLVGEKTLNLPHAL; translated from the exons ATGGAGGCCCCTCAAGGTGGTGGATCCGAGAGGGAGAAATCGAATTCGTCCTCTTCTCCTACCTCAGTCGTCTCCAATTTCTGGAAAG ATTTTgatttagaaaaggaaaaaggtgtGCTGGATGAACAAGGGCTTAGGATAGCCGAAAATCAGGAGAACAGCCAGAAAAACAGACGGAAGCTTGCAGAAAGCACTAGAG ATTTCAAGAAAGCCTCATCAGAGGAAAAGTTAAGCTTGTTCAACTCTTTACTTAAGGGATACCAAGAAGAAGTTGACAATCTTACCAAGAGAGCGAAGTTTGGAGAAAATGCTTTTCTTAACATCTATCAAAAACTTTATGAGGCTCCAGATCCTTATCCAGCTCTTGCTTCAATTGCT GAGCAAGATCTAAAATTGTCTGATCTAGAATCTGAGAATCGGAAAATGAAACTCGAGCTTGAGGAATTTCGGACAGAAGCCACCCACTTAAAGAATCAGCAGGCAACAATACGAAGACTTGAAGAGCGCACACGCCAGTTAGAGCAACAG ATGGAAGAAAAGGTGAAAGAAGTTGTGGAGATGAAGCAACGCAGTTTGGCAGAAGAGAACCAAAAAACGCTTGAAGTTTTAAAAGAAAG GGAGCAATTGCTGCAGGATCAATTACGTCAAGCTCAAGAAAGTGTTTCGAATATgcagaaaatacacgaacttGCACAAAGCCAGTTGTTTGAACTACGCGCGCAATCTG ATGAAGATAGGGCTGCAAAGCAGTCAGAGGTCAATCTTCTGATGGATGAAGTAGAACGGGCCCAAACACGGCTTCTTAGTCTTGAGAGGGAGAAG GGACTTCTACGCTCTCAATTGCAAACGGCAAATGAAGACACTCGAAATAAGACTAG TGATACTTTAGATTCAAATAGCATCCTTGAGAATTCATTAAGTTCGAAGGAGAAAATAATCTCTGAACTGAACCTGGAACTTCACAATGTTGAAACAACCTTATCGAATGAGCGAGAAGAGCACGTTAATGAGATTAAGAGATTGAATGCACTACTGAATGAAAAG GAAGTTGCTTTtgaagagatgaagaaagaGCTTCATGCAAGGCCAACAGAGAAATTGGTTGATGATTTGCgtaaaaaagtgaaaatcttGCAG GCAGTGggttataattcaatagaggccGAAGATTGGGAAGTAGCTACCAGTGGGGAGGAGATGAGCAAAATGGAGTCTCTTCTTCTCGACAAGAACCGAAAAATGGAACACGAACTCACACAACTGAAG GTCAAAATTAATGAGAAAACGTCTTTGCTGGATACAGCTGAAGGAAAGATAGCAGAACTGACAGCAAAGGTTAATGAACAGCAAAAACTGATACAGAAGTTGGAAGATGACATATTGAAG GGCTATAGTTCCAAAGATAGAAAAGCCAATCTATTTAATGACTGGGACCTTTCGGAAGCTGGGGGATCTGAGATATCTGAG AATATGGATCAAAAGCAAGTTTTCGCCGATCAAGATCAGAGTTCAATGCTTAAGGTGATTTGTAATCAGCGAGATCGATTTAGGGCACGCTTGAGAGAGACGGAAGAG GAAATAAGACAACTGAAGGAGAAGATTGGGTTGCTGTCAGTGGAGCTGGAAAAGACAAAAGCTGATAATGTCAAACTATACGGAAAGATTCGTTATGTCCAGGATTACAATCATGAAAAAGTAGTCTCTAGAGGATCAAAGAAG CAAGCAGAGGATCTTGAAAGTGGTTTTACCTCAGATGTGGAATCTAAGTACAAGAAGATATATGAGGATGACATAAATCCTTTTGCGGCATTCTCAAAAAAG GAAAGAGATCAAAGGTACAAAGAGTTGGGTTTCAGGGATAGAATCACACTTAGCAGTGGACGTTTTCTTCTTGGCAATAA ATATGCTCGAACTTTTGCATTTTTCTACACCATCGGGCTGCATATCTTGGTGTTCACTTGTCTCTACCGGATGTCGGCTCTAAGCTATCTGAG CAATGGCCCTGAGGAATATCTTGTTGGAGAGAAAACTTTGAACCTTCCACATGCGCTTTAG
- the LOC109010742 gene encoding protein CASP isoform X2 codes for MEAPQGGGSEREKSNSSSSPTSVVSNFWKDFDLEKEKGVLDEQGLRIAENQENSQKNRRKLAESTRDFKKASSEEKLSLFNSLLKGYQEEVDNLTKRAKFGENAFLNIYQKLYEAPDPYPALASIAEQDLKLSDLESENRKMKLELEEFRTEATHLKNQQATIRRLEERTRQLEQQMEEKVKEVVEMKQRSLAEENQKTLEVLKEREQLLQDQLRQAQESVSNMQKIHELAQSQLFELRAQSDEDRAAKQSEVNLLMDEVERAQTRLLSLEREKGLLRSQLQTANEDTRNKTSDTLDSNSILENSLSSKEKIISELNLELHNVETTLSNEREEHVNEIKRLNALLNEKEVAFEEMKKELHARPTEKLVDDLRKKVKILQAVGYNSIEAEDWEVATSGEEMSKMESLLLDKNRKMEHELTQLKVKINEKTSLLDTAEGKIAELTAKVNEQQKLIQKLEDDILKGYSSKDRKANLFNDWDLSEAGGSEISENMDQKQVFADQDQSSMLKVICNQRDRFRARLRETEEEIRQLKEKIGLLSVELEKTKADNVKLYGKIRYVQDYNHEKVVSRGSKKQAEDLESGFTSDVESKYKKIYEDDINPFAAFSKKGKRSKVQRVGFQG; via the exons ATGGAGGCCCCTCAAGGTGGTGGATCCGAGAGGGAGAAATCGAATTCGTCCTCTTCTCCTACCTCAGTCGTCTCCAATTTCTGGAAAG ATTTTgatttagaaaaggaaaaaggtgtGCTGGATGAACAAGGGCTTAGGATAGCCGAAAATCAGGAGAACAGCCAGAAAAACAGACGGAAGCTTGCAGAAAGCACTAGAG ATTTCAAGAAAGCCTCATCAGAGGAAAAGTTAAGCTTGTTCAACTCTTTACTTAAGGGATACCAAGAAGAAGTTGACAATCTTACCAAGAGAGCGAAGTTTGGAGAAAATGCTTTTCTTAACATCTATCAAAAACTTTATGAGGCTCCAGATCCTTATCCAGCTCTTGCTTCAATTGCT GAGCAAGATCTAAAATTGTCTGATCTAGAATCTGAGAATCGGAAAATGAAACTCGAGCTTGAGGAATTTCGGACAGAAGCCACCCACTTAAAGAATCAGCAGGCAACAATACGAAGACTTGAAGAGCGCACACGCCAGTTAGAGCAACAG ATGGAAGAAAAGGTGAAAGAAGTTGTGGAGATGAAGCAACGCAGTTTGGCAGAAGAGAACCAAAAAACGCTTGAAGTTTTAAAAGAAAG GGAGCAATTGCTGCAGGATCAATTACGTCAAGCTCAAGAAAGTGTTTCGAATATgcagaaaatacacgaacttGCACAAAGCCAGTTGTTTGAACTACGCGCGCAATCTG ATGAAGATAGGGCTGCAAAGCAGTCAGAGGTCAATCTTCTGATGGATGAAGTAGAACGGGCCCAAACACGGCTTCTTAGTCTTGAGAGGGAGAAG GGACTTCTACGCTCTCAATTGCAAACGGCAAATGAAGACACTCGAAATAAGACTAG TGATACTTTAGATTCAAATAGCATCCTTGAGAATTCATTAAGTTCGAAGGAGAAAATAATCTCTGAACTGAACCTGGAACTTCACAATGTTGAAACAACCTTATCGAATGAGCGAGAAGAGCACGTTAATGAGATTAAGAGATTGAATGCACTACTGAATGAAAAG GAAGTTGCTTTtgaagagatgaagaaagaGCTTCATGCAAGGCCAACAGAGAAATTGGTTGATGATTTGCgtaaaaaagtgaaaatcttGCAG GCAGTGggttataattcaatagaggccGAAGATTGGGAAGTAGCTACCAGTGGGGAGGAGATGAGCAAAATGGAGTCTCTTCTTCTCGACAAGAACCGAAAAATGGAACACGAACTCACACAACTGAAG GTCAAAATTAATGAGAAAACGTCTTTGCTGGATACAGCTGAAGGAAAGATAGCAGAACTGACAGCAAAGGTTAATGAACAGCAAAAACTGATACAGAAGTTGGAAGATGACATATTGAAG GGCTATAGTTCCAAAGATAGAAAAGCCAATCTATTTAATGACTGGGACCTTTCGGAAGCTGGGGGATCTGAGATATCTGAG AATATGGATCAAAAGCAAGTTTTCGCCGATCAAGATCAGAGTTCAATGCTTAAGGTGATTTGTAATCAGCGAGATCGATTTAGGGCACGCTTGAGAGAGACGGAAGAG GAAATAAGACAACTGAAGGAGAAGATTGGGTTGCTGTCAGTGGAGCTGGAAAAGACAAAAGCTGATAATGTCAAACTATACGGAAAGATTCGTTATGTCCAGGATTACAATCATGAAAAAGTAGTCTCTAGAGGATCAAAGAAG CAAGCAGAGGATCTTGAAAGTGGTTTTACCTCAGATGTGGAATCTAAGTACAAGAAGATATATGAGGATGACATAAATCCTTTTGCGGCATTCTCAAAAAA AGGAAAGAGATCAAAGGTACAAAGAGTTGGGTTTCAGGGATAG